TCTCGACGACGGCGACCAGCTCGTCGTCCTCGTACAGCGGCATCGCCGTGAAGTAGATGTCGCGGTCGACGCCGTGCTGGTCGGTCATCACGCTGGTGTCGGAGTACAGCCACATCGACTCGTCCTCCAGGTCGACGCCGAACTCCTCGTGGACCGACTTCGGGTGTTCGAGCACCTTGTCGGCGAGCGTCTGTGCCCGACGGCCGTCGGGGTAGAACATCTCGCTGGCGTGTTCGTGGCCGATCGCCTCCTCGGCGCTCGCGCCGGTCAGCTCCTCGATCGCCGAGTTCCACGCGACGATCTCGCCGTCCGCATCGACCATGAAGACGGGCGACCCCATCCCGTCGAGCAGCAGGTCGTCGTCGACGTTCAGTTCGTCGTCCTCGTCCTCGTCCTCGTCGGCGGCGGCGTCCGACTCGGGCAGTCCGGCCGAGTCGGCGCCCGACTGGACGGTGACCCCGCCGTCCGCCAGCGGCTCGTTCGGATCCGTCCCCGTGACCCACGCACGGAGGCGAGCGAGTAATGGCATACATCTACGGCTCTGTGAATCCCGTTTAACGGTTGCCGTCCGGGAATCACGTGTGATACTCGACGAGCGCCGGATCCCGTTCCTCCGCCGGCCGTGCGTCGCCGCTCTCGACGCGTCACCCTCAAACGCGCGGAGCCCCCACTCTCCCGCGATGGACGCGAGCGTCGTTCGCGAGCGCGCGGCGGACCTCCCGCGCGAGCCGGGCGTCTACCAGTTCCTCGACGGCGACACCGTGTTGTACGTCGGGAAGGCGGTCGACCTACGGGACCGCGTGCCGTCGTACGCGGACCCGCGGTCGGCCCGAGTCTCCCGGATGGTCGACCGCGCGGACGCGCTCGATTTCGCGGTCACGGACACCGAGACCCAGGCGCTCCTGCTGGAGGCGAACCTGATCAAGCGGCTCAACCCCCGCTTCAACGTCCGCCTCAAGGACGACAAGTCGTACCCGCTGGTCCAGATCACCGACCACCCGGTCCCGCGGATCGAGGCGACGCGCGACCCCGACGAGGCGGCGACCGTCTTCGGCCCGTTCACCGACAAGGGCCGAGTCGACACCGTGATCAAGGCGATCCGCGAGACGTACGGCCTGCGCGGCTGTTCGGACCACAAGTACCAGGGACGCGAGCGCCCCTGTCTCGACTACGAGATGGGGCTCTGCTCGGCCCCCTGTACCGGCGAGATCGACGAGGCGTCCTACCGCGAGGACGTCGCGTCCGCGGTCCGCTTCTTCGAGGGGGAAACCGGCGCGCTCGCGGATCCGTTGCGCCGGGAGATGGAGGCGGCCGCCCGGGCGCGGGAGTTCGAGCGCGCGGCGAACCTCCGCGACCGCCTCGACGCCGTCGAGGCGTTCCACGGCGAGGGCGAGGACGCCGTCTCCGACCGCTCCGACGAGCGCGCGGTCGACGTGCTCGGCGCGGCCGTCGAGGGCGACTCGGCCGTCGTCGCGCGCCTCCACAGCGAACGCGGTCAGCTCGTCGACCGGTCTCGCCACTCGCTGGACGCCCCCGACGCAGAGGACCGCGTCGCCGAGGTGCTCTCGGCGTTCCTCGTCCAGTACTACGCCGAGCGGGAGCTTCCCGACGCGATTCTGCTCTCGGAGCGGCCGGCCGACGACGACGTGCTCGCGTGGCTGGAGGCCGAGGGCGTCGCCGTCCGCGTCCCCGGCGCGGGACGGGAGGCGAAGCTCGTGGACCTCGCGCTGAAGAACGCCCGCAGCGGTCCGACGCGTCGCGACGAGCTGTCGGCGCTGGCCGATGTCCTCGGGATCGACCGCCCCGAGCGCATCGAGGGGTTCGACGTGAGCCACGCCCAGGGGAAACAGGTCGTCGGCTCCGACGTGTGCTTCGTCGGCGGAAGCGCCGAGAAGGCGGACTACCGTCGAAAGAAGCTCACCGACCGCAACGACGACTACGCGAACATGCGCGAGCTGGTGAAGTGGCGCGCAGAGCGCGCCGTCGACGGACGCGACGACCGGCCCGACCCGGACCTGCTGCTCATCGACGGCGGCGACGGCCAGCTCGGCGCCGCGCGCGACGCTCTCGCGGAAGTCGGCTGGGACGTGCCGACGGTGGCGCTCGCCAAGGAGGAGGAGTTAGTGATCACGGCCGACGGAGTGCACCGCTGGGAGGACGACGCGCCGCACCTCCACCTCCTCCAGCGCGTTCGCGACGAGGCGCACCGCTTCGCGGTGCAGTATCACCAGACGCTCCGCGACGATGTGTCGACGGTCCTCGACGAGGTGCCCGGCGTCGGCCCCGAAACGCGCCGGCGACTCCTCCGGCGGTTCGGGTCCGTCGAGAACGTCCGCGCCGCCGGCGAGGGCGACCTGCTGGACGTGCCCGGCGTCGGCGAGAAGACGGCGCGAGCGCTGAAGGCGCGGCTGTAAGCGTGGCCGATCGATCCGATGTGGCTGACAGGCGGTCCGACCGTCCCGCGACCGACGAAGGGGGACCGCACACCCGCCCGGGCCCTCGCCGGCTGCCGTTACGTCACGCGACGGGGTGGTCCCGGCTTCGGATACAAAGGTTCGGTCGGGCCGGGCCGGATCAGAGGGCGGAGGTTACTGCGTCCGGAACGCGCGGTCGCCGGCGTCGCCGAGGCCGGGGACGATGAACCCCTCGTCGTTGAGTTCGTCGTCGATGGCGACGGTGAGGAGATCGGCTCGCGGCGCCTCCTCGGCGACGCGGGTGAGTCCGTCCGGAGCGGAGACGGCCGAGAGCACGAACAGGTCCTCGGGTTCGGGGTTGTCGGCGAGCACGTGATCGAGCACGGCGCACATCGTCGATCCCGTCGCGAGCATCGGGTCGGCGACGATGACGGTGTCCTCGGCGGTAATGTCCGGCAGCTTCGTGTAGTCGATCTCGATGGGGAAGGTGCCGTCATCCCCCATCCCTGCCTCCTCGTTGCGGCCGGCGGAGATGACACCCTGTTTGGCGCGCGGGAACGCCTTCAACAACCCCTCGACGAACGGCGTCGCGGCGCGGAGGACGTTGATGATGACGACGTTGTCGAGCCCCTTCACGCGCTCGCCGGTCGTCTCCGCCAGCGGCGTCTCGATAGAGACGAACTCCGTCTCCATCGCGCCGTCGATGATCTCGTAGCCGCAGATGCGGCCCAACTTCACCAGCCCCTTTCGGAACGCCACCTGCTCCGTCTCCACGTCGCGCAGCCGTGAGAGCGTGTCCTTCGCCAGCGCGTGCGTGATGAGGTGTGCGTCCCCTCGCTCCTCGATAGCCATCGTTGTTCGGACGTTGCTGTGCGGGCGGTCATAATCCCGTTGGCTCGCGCGCAGTGTGCGCCCCCGTAGCGCACGACCCGAATATCTGGCCGTGATCGGAGATCGGGCCATCCGGGCCGGACCGTCCGAGGTTCGACGATCGTCGACTCGATCTACGTCGTTCGGCACCCGAGATCGTCGGTTTCGAAACGTTTACCGGAGACTCGGTCGGCTAGGTACGTGATATGACGAAAGTCAGCGTGATCGGCGCGGCGGGAACCGTGGGTGCCGCGGCCGGCTACAACATCGCGCTCCGGGACATCGCGGACGAACTCGTGTTCGTCGACATCCCGGACATGGAGGAGACGACGATCGGCCAGGCGGCCGACACCAACCACGGCGTCGCGTACGATTCCAACACGCGGATCCGCCAGGGTGACTATTCGGCCACCGAGGGCTCGGACGTGGTCGTCATCACCGCGGGCATCCCGCGTAAGGAGGGGCAGACCCGGATCGATCTGGCGGGCGACAACGCGCCGATCATGGAGGACATCGGCGAGTCGCTGCGCGAGTACAACGACGACTTCGTGTCGATCACCACCTCGAACCCCGTGGACCTGCTCAACCGCCACCTCTACGAGAGCGGCGAGCGCGCCCGCGAGAAGGTGATCGGCTTCGGCGGCCGCCTCGACTCCGCGCGCTTCCGGTACGTGCTCTCCGAGCGCTTCGACGCGCCGGTGAAGAACGTCGAGGCGACGATCCTCGGCGAGCACGGCGACGCGCAGGTGCCCGTGTTCTCGAAGGTCCGCGTCGACGGCGCAGACCCCGAGTTCACTGCCGACGAGAAGGAGGAGATCCTCGGCGACCTCCAGGAGTCGGCGATGGACGTGATCTCCCGCAAGGGCGCGACCGAGTGGGGGCCGGCGACCGGCGTCGCCCACATGGTCGAGGCCGTGATCCGCGACACCGGCGAGGTGCTTCCCGGCTCCATCGCGCTGGAGGGCGAGTTCGGCCACGAGGATACCGCCTTCGGCGTCCCCGTGAAGCTCGGATCAGGCGGCGTCGAGGAGGTCGTCGAGTGGGATCTCGACGACTACGAGACCGATCTCATGGACGAGGCGGCCGAGAAGCTCTCGACCCAGTACGAGAAGATCGCGTAGGGATCGATCCCAGCCACGAACGTACGCGAACCGAGCGATCTCGATCTCACTTTTCACGCCGACGGCGGATCGAGTCGACAACGCGGCGTCGATCGACGCGAGGGTTCAAATCCGATGCCGGAACCAGCCCCCGCGTGACCTGACGACGGCCGTGGCGGGTTCGCGGGTGTGCGGCGCCCCCGTCACGGTGCGACCGCGCCGCCTGTCAGCCCCACTATAGCCGTCGCTCCGGCGACAGATCGAGGCAACGACTAAATCGCTGGCTCGCACAGCCGAAGGTATGTCCGACTCCTGTGACGCGTGCGGGTCGTCGGTGGAGGACGCGCTCGCCCGGACGATCCGCCTGTCGGTCGATCGCTCGACGGTCGACGAGCAGCGCCTGTGTCCCGGCTGTTTCGCCGAGTGGATCGACCGCTACGAGCAACAGATGCGGACCGAACCGGACGTGACGATCGACGAGGAGAACGACATCATCGTCGACTGACCCGGATCGTTAGGTTCCGATCGAGCAGGTCGTCCCGACCGCGAGTCCCTCCTCCTCGACGTGTGCGGCCAGACACCCGTAGTTGCAGAACGGCGTCTCCTGGGTCGTGTCGCCCTCGCGGACGTACACCGGGTCGTGGACGGTCACGTCACAGCCGCAGTACGCGCAGTCGAGAGCGTCGCTCATCGGTCGTGTCTCCGTCCGCCGGCGGGAAAACGGACCGTCGGTCGTGCGCTCCGTTCGCTATCGCGGTCGGCGCGTCGGTCGCCTACTCCCCGTCGCCGTTCCCGTCGTCCTCGTCCTCGCCGGCGCTCAGCCCGTCGTCGTCCGGGCGGTCGAGCGCACGCTCGGCGTCGTGGTGCTCGGAGTAGCCGTCGAACCAGCGAGCGATGCGTTCGATGCGGTCGACGATGTGCGCCGGCTCGCCAGAGCGCGACAGCTCGTGTCCCTCGCGCGGGTACCGCACGAGCCGCGTGTCGACGCCGTGTTTGCGGAGGATCCGGTGGAACAGCTCCGCGGTGTTGTCCGGCGTGCGGTAGTCATCGTCGGAGTGGAGCACCAGCGTCGGCGTCTCAACCTCGTCGGCGTGGGCGACCGGCGAGTGCTCCCAGAGTAACTCCGGCTCCTCCCACGGCGTCGTGTCGTAGTCGCCCTCGACCAGCTTGTACGCCCCGTCGGTCGAGCCGTAAAAGCCGGTGAAGTCGTACACGCCGCGCTGGGAGACGGCCGCACGGAAGTAGTCGGTCTGCCCGACCGTCCACGAGGTCATGTAGCCGCCGAAGGAGCCGCCGGTGAGGAACGCGTTCGTCTCGTCGACGTACTCCCTGCTTGCGACCTCCTCGACGCCGGCCAGCACGTCCGTGAGGGTCACGTCGCCCCAGTCGCGCTCGATTGCCTGCATGAAGTCCTTCCCGAAGCCGGTCGACCCGCGCGGGTTCGACCAGAAGACGACGTAGCCGCGGGCCGCGAGCGTCTGGAACTCGTGCCACATCGTCCCGCTCGTGGTCCACATGGCGTGCGGGCCGCCGTGGACCTCCACGGCGAGCGGGTAGGTTTCGTTCTCATCGAACCCGGGCGGCGTCAACACCCACCCCTCGACGGGCCCCTGCCCGGACTCGAAGGCGATGGGTTCGGGCTCGGAGACGGCGATGTCATCGAGGTACTCCCCGTTCAGGCGGGTGAGCCGACGCTCCTCGGACCCGTCCGAAACGAAGAGATCGCCCGGGTGATCCCACTCGCTTTTCGTGATCGCCGTCACGCCGTCGGCGACGTGGGCGCCGTTGACGGCGCCGCCGCGGTGCTCGCGCTCGGGCGCGTCGCTCGCGTCGCCGGGCGCCGACCAGAGGCTGGTCGCGCCCTCGTCCGGCGTGGTGAAGAACACGCGCTCCTCGTCGGGACCCCACTGCGGGGCGGCCTCGTAACCGAGGCCGCGGTCGAGGTCGGCCGTGAGGTCGTACGTCTCGTCGGCCGCGCGATCGTAGACGTGGAGTTCGGTCGGCTGGATGCTCGCCTGCTCGGCGTCGGTGTACGTGTAGGCGATCCGGTGATCCTCCGTGACCGCGAGCGCCGCGCCCCAGCCGGTGGTTTGGAGCACGTCCTCGGCGTTGCCGGACTCGGTGTCGTAGGCGACGACGTCGATATCGTAGTTGTCGTCGGGGTCCTCGCCGGCCTTCTGTGCCGTGAAGTACAGCGTCCCTTCGTCGCCCCACGTCGGCTCGGCGTGGTCGTGGTCGC
This genomic stretch from Halobaculum roseum harbors:
- a CDS encoding excinuclease ABC subunit C; translation: MDASVVRERAADLPREPGVYQFLDGDTVLYVGKAVDLRDRVPSYADPRSARVSRMVDRADALDFAVTDTETQALLLEANLIKRLNPRFNVRLKDDKSYPLVQITDHPVPRIEATRDPDEAATVFGPFTDKGRVDTVIKAIRETYGLRGCSDHKYQGRERPCLDYEMGLCSAPCTGEIDEASYREDVASAVRFFEGETGALADPLRREMEAAARAREFERAANLRDRLDAVEAFHGEGEDAVSDRSDERAVDVLGAAVEGDSAVVARLHSERGQLVDRSRHSLDAPDAEDRVAEVLSAFLVQYYAERELPDAILLSERPADDDVLAWLEAEGVAVRVPGAGREAKLVDLALKNARSGPTRRDELSALADVLGIDRPERIEGFDVSHAQGKQVVGSDVCFVGGSAEKADYRRKKLTDRNDDYANMRELVKWRAERAVDGRDDRPDPDLLLIDGGDGQLGAARDALAEVGWDVPTVALAKEEELVITADGVHRWEDDAPHLHLLQRVRDEAHRFAVQYHQTLRDDVSTVLDEVPGVGPETRRRLLRRFGSVENVRAAGEGDLLDVPGVGEKTARALKARL
- the upp gene encoding uracil phosphoribosyltransferase: MAIEERGDAHLITHALAKDTLSRLRDVETEQVAFRKGLVKLGRICGYEIIDGAMETEFVSIETPLAETTGERVKGLDNVVIINVLRAATPFVEGLLKAFPRAKQGVISAGRNEEAGMGDDGTFPIEIDYTKLPDITAEDTVIVADPMLATGSTMCAVLDHVLADNPEPEDLFVLSAVSAPDGLTRVAEEAPRADLLTVAIDDELNDEGFIVPGLGDAGDRAFRTQ
- the mdh gene encoding malate dehydrogenase; amino-acid sequence: MTKVSVIGAAGTVGAAAGYNIALRDIADELVFVDIPDMEETTIGQAADTNHGVAYDSNTRIRQGDYSATEGSDVVVITAGIPRKEGQTRIDLAGDNAPIMEDIGESLREYNDDFVSITTSNPVDLLNRHLYESGERAREKVIGFGGRLDSARFRYVLSERFDAPVKNVEATILGEHGDAQVPVFSKVRVDGADPEFTADEKEEILGDLQESAMDVISRKGATEWGPATGVAHMVEAVIRDTGEVLPGSIALEGEFGHEDTAFGVPVKLGSGGVEEVVEWDLDDYETDLMDEAAEKLSTQYEKIA
- a CDS encoding DUF7569 family protein — its product is MSDSCDACGSSVEDALARTIRLSVDRSTVDEQRLCPGCFAEWIDRYEQQMRTEPDVTIDEENDIIVD
- a CDS encoding S9 family peptidase, with protein sequence MDTIQASDFHDIAKPSDPRVAPDGEHVAFVRSEPNDDDSYESTVYLAPTDGDGDARRLTLEEGNDAEPRFSPSGDRLAFTSTRGKDDDTQQLWLLPLDGPGGEAEQITDVVGGVTSIAWSPDGSRIAFLQSVTEEDREEERDLEVPDEYEPEKPDPRVIDRTVYRTGTNYFDGKRPQVYVLDVESGDLTRVTDGDHDHAEPTWGDEGTLYFTAQKAGEDPDDNYDIDVVAYDTESGNAEDVLQTTGWGAALAVTEDHRIAYTYTDAEQASIQPTELHVYDRAADETYDLTADLDRGLGYEAAPQWGPDEERVFFTTPDEGATSLWSAPGDASDAPEREHRGGAVNGAHVADGVTAITKSEWDHPGDLFVSDGSEERRLTRLNGEYLDDIAVSEPEPIAFESGQGPVEGWVLTPPGFDENETYPLAVEVHGGPHAMWTTSGTMWHEFQTLAARGYVVFWSNPRGSTGFGKDFMQAIERDWGDVTLTDVLAGVEEVASREYVDETNAFLTGGSFGGYMTSWTVGQTDYFRAAVSQRGVYDFTGFYGSTDGAYKLVEGDYDTTPWEEPELLWEHSPVAHADEVETPTLVLHSDDDYRTPDNTAELFHRILRKHGVDTRLVRYPREGHELSRSGEPAHIVDRIERIARWFDGYSEHHDAERALDRPDDDGLSAGEDEDDGNGDGE